From a region of the Castanea sativa cultivar Marrone di Chiusa Pesio chromosome 10, ASM4071231v1 genome:
- the LOC142611533 gene encoding flowering-promoting factor 1-like protein 2 — protein MAGVWVFRPNGVINLENHQGKKALVHLATGKIVSSYTSLEQILKQFGWERYNGGDPDFLQFHKPPTIDLISLPRDFARFGSVQMFDIALKCPNTFHVRDM, from the coding sequence ATGGCTGGGGTATGGGTTTTCCGACCAAATGGTGTAATTAACCTTGAAAATCATCAGGGGAAAAAGGCTTTGGTGCACTTAGCAACTGGGAAAATAGTATCATCTTACACTTCCCTTGAGCAAATCTTGAAGCAATTTGGGTGGGAAAGGTATAATGGAGGTGACCCCGACTTCTTGCAATTCCATAAGCCTCCCACCATCGACCTAATTTCTCTCCCTAGGGACTTCGCAAGGTTCGGTTCGGTTCAAATGTTCGATATTGCCCTTAAATGTCCCAATACCTTCCATGTCCGAGATATGTAG